One Nicotiana tabacum cultivar K326 chromosome 23, ASM71507v2, whole genome shotgun sequence genomic window, acttcacagaggttagtcttgatacttactgggcaccgctgtggtgtgctcatgctactcttctgtacatttgtgtgcagatgcaggtacttgttcgttagctagctgtgtgaaCTTCtgctatggagactcaaggtaaacttgttgctgcgtttgcaggcttcggagtcatCTTCAACttttttcgttttgcactgtttattcatatttctggacagttgtattaaGAAGTTTTCTAgaaaacactctgtagagcttatgacttgtactacctgttttgggaattttaagagattctatttaaataatgttattttaattattgttaggcttacctagtctctaagactaggtgccatcacaataccCAGAcgaagggaaaattgggtcgtgacatgattaATATTTTTTTGGCTTCCAATATTGTCTGTAAGAGAGAGAGGTGTAGAGATATCATATGTTCCTTCTATACATTTGCAAACAATCTCACTTATGCTTGTTCTTTGGGTATTTTTTATGTCTTGAGATTGTCCTCCACTTCTCTCTTTTGAAATTTCATCATCTTGATAGTCCAAtccatcttctttccttgcagCTTTAAAAGATTCTGTAACATTTACAATTAATACTTGTTACTAATAGTTTACTAAAACTAACATTTAatatattatgaaatttccatCTAACCTTGATTGGCatcattttgattttcaaatttctCTTTAAGTGAGAGAGGTGTAGATAGATCATATATTCCTTCAACACATTTGCATACAATCTCACTTATACTTGTTCCCAATGGATTTTCTAAATCCTGAGATTGCACTCCAGATTTACGAATTATTTCTGTTACACTTGTCTCTTTTGGACTTTCCTGGTCTTGACATTCCACTCCATCTTGAGATTCTACACACATTTGTAATCACAAAAAAGTTTATATGTATTACGCTATTGAATATAAATTTCAATGACAACAAATTCAAAAACTGTATCTAACCTTCCCAATTTCGATGCCAATATCAGTTTCATCTTCTAGATGTGTATCTCTATAATCTCTCTCTAAGTTTAGGACTtcctatccttaacttttgaacttttaactctaagttaaggacatgtagtcctgaacttagagttacaagcacaaaaATTAAGGATATTACCTTGATGTCATTTTGAATCCTTTTTTTCTGATAAAGCTATATTTTGATGTATTCTAGTACTTTCTGCCTGCATATCCTTTTTGAACTTCTCCGATAATCTCTGAATCAAAAACCATAAAAACAAAAAAGTTTTTTAAGCAaaaataagcaaataaaaaaCTAATGGTATTCAAAGACAGAAAACCTACGTTAACAATTTCCTTAAACAAGACTTCATCAAATTGTGTTGAAGGCATTGAACTTTGATCTTAAGACAATGGCACATGTACACTAGCGGGCTCCGCATCTTCTTCACAAGAAACAAATGGTACCATCTTGTGCAACTGATACAACTATTATATAAGAAAAAAATGTAAGTATTCAGAACTAAaacacataaataaaaaaaatagctaGTAATCATATTAACTTACTTTTTCATTATGGAAGTACTTTTTACATAGGGTGTCATAATGTGGAGATTTTATATCTGAATAACATAGCATCCGAGGGAACCCACATTCTGTGAAGTAAATTGCTTTTCCTGAAAAATTGGGAATACTTCTATAATCCAAACACAGAAGGCGAAAGGGAAGCCAAGTATAATATAACTGTCCTTCTCtttatctttctctttctctttctcattgTCTGAAGTATTTTGTTTGGGCTTCAAGCAACTCTTCAatgattttaattatttttcataacAAAGAGAGCCCCAATTGAAAGAAGAGCAGAGTTCATCGTCATCTACGATTTTCATTACCCGCTCAGACACATTCTGATTCTTGCGCTCCCCCATCAACacagattcaacaaaataaattgttGCCAACATCACCGCATCGTCATGGCTACCTACAAATGATGCAGTTGTACCATATGGGTGATTAGTAATAAAATGGCACAAATTGCCTAACTCGATTCTATCCTTTCCAGGGAAGTAGACTTTCGAAAGCCTATTCTCTCTTTCACTCAAAACTTTGAAGTCCACTGAAGAAGAACATTTCAACCCAGTAATTATCTGGAACGCTTCACGTGTAAACTTCACTTCATAATCAAAAATCTTGAATGTCATTGAATTCGAGTCATTGCTTACAATTTCTGAAAGCAACACACAATGAATAAGTTTACCATATAACTTCACACCTTGTAATCGAAAAAAGTTTCCGAAAACACCATCCCTCAACTTCTTCCATTGCGTGTTCGATAAGAaactttttattgtttccttataCTGAAAATCTCCTTTCCAATAGCTCATCGAATTACGCCAATCATCAAACTCGAAAATGCGATCTCCTTCCATTAGCACACTACAAATAAGGAAATAGAACGTAAACTAAAATTAGCTTATaaattcttaggactatttttctgaaatgtccttaatatttaaactaaaaaactaaaatccatgacctaattagatgcatctttaatagaatcacaattaactaaaattagcttacaaattcttaggactatttttctgaaatgtcctttatatttaaactaaaaaactaaaatccagaacctaattagatgcatctttaatagaagcaCAATTAACTAAAATTCCTAAACACAGTTAGTTTACAAATTCTTatgactatttttctgaaatatCCTTACATAATCAATATATTGATTGAACCACAAACACATTTCAATATCAAAAGGTTTTCAATAACTTTCTCACAAAAATTCGCTCTTTATTCCTCAGCGAATCAagttataattattattttggaCATTTCATATATACTTGATGACAAACACAGCATTGATCACGATTAGAGATATACCAGTTCGCTGGTTCGCTGCAGAGAAGATGACAAAGGAGAAGAGATTAAGTTGGACAAAGTATACGCAAACAATTGATGTGGGCTGGGCAGGAACAAAATCTCACAAAGAGTTGCATGCAGAAGCGATATTGAGGGAGAGAAATTTTGCCTCTGAAATTTTGGCTCTAAACTTAAATCAAGAGAAGCGTATAAAGGAAGGGCTTAGgaataaaagaaatagaagaaagggtaaaaatatcttttcatattaattttaatagaattGTGGatatttttgctcaacattagaattggtggataaaaaataaataccaccTTATTTAGTGGCTACCACATGCCATTTTTACACAGTTGTGTGACTTCACAAAAACACCAGTATGCAGATCTGTAGAAATGACACTAGGTAGACACTCTAAAAggctgctatttaggaattagccagtgcgtcctgaatttcagttttttggttcaatttttaaGGACAAAAGTGTCTTGAATTATCCTAAAGTTAagattttagtttaaaatttcagtaAGTACTGGCTAATCTCTAAATAACATTCCTGAGTGGCTATTTGCGCACTTGCCCCCGGAGATCTTCAAACAAAATGGGGATGTATGATTTGTTTTAGGAATTTTACATTGTATTGTTCCTTTTTTaagaattacaacaacaacaatgacccagtaaaatcccacaagtggagtctggggagggtagtgtgtacgcagaccttacctctaccctgaaGGGGTAGAGTTGTTGTTTCCGATAGATGCTCGGCTCAgaaagacgaaaagagacaatatatcagtaccagcaataaaaaccatagaaataataacaacatcaCAAGAACTAGTAAATAGATGGAAAGCAAAGATAATAATCAGTAAATAAGACACGACACTATGAAAACGGAAGAGTAGTGTGAACACAACATTGACCACTAGAAGTCTACGATAAAATCCTATCAGCCTAGTCTCACACTGGTACGACTGAGAAATatgctcaactacctcctaacctacaaccttaatgctcgacctccacaacttcctatcgAGGGCCATGTACTCAGAGATCTGAAACCTCTCCATATCCTGCTTGATTACccctccccaatacttcttaggcctccaCTACAAAAAAAACAGCGTTTAGCGACGGACGTATTCCGTCGCTAAACATCTTATTTCCGTTGCTAAACTAGTTTAGCGACGATTTAGCGACGAATTCAAGTTGGACTCTAAAATGCTCGTAGCTAAGCTCATAGCGACGAAAAATACAAAACCATCGCAAATCTAGCGACGGATTAGCGAGGTAATATATCCGTAGCGAAGTTTAGCGACTGAAAAAACCGTCGCTATTTTGCTTCGTTTCGTCGCTATTTTAACTAATTTTGTCGTTGCAATTCATAATAAACTTCGTCGTTTGTTCTTATTCGCAACGAAAGAATCCGTCACTAGTTCTTGCTGCTTTTAGCGATAAAAATCTTTTGTCGCAAGATTTAGTTTTATGTGTTAATTTTAGCTACGAAAAATATTTGTcgctaaatttttaaattttttatttatttatttattattttaaatgtacCATGTTCAAGCatattataaaaatgctattaaatacATTTAATTAAAAGTGActaatattaatataaattaacaTTCAACAAGGTCCAAAATatatagcataatgcttataactGTATCGTTAAGTACAAAACATCCacaagtaccaacaataaagtctaaacaaaataGGCTAAATGATCATCATAAATGCATGAACCTCATCAATGTTAGCAGCAGTAGAAGAGGTAGGAACTATAGGTGCCACATCTGATGGATGGTTGGTAAGATCAATTTTGGCGAGGATAAATAAACTAATTCGCGTACCCGCTTAACAATTACAGGAACTATATGATCTGTCAGTACAGAAATCAATCGTGTCACTAACTTATCTAGATTTTCTATCGGTGTTGATTGAGCATTTAAAGGTATTGCTGAGGATATTGCATCAGATCCAAAAGAGTCACGAAAATTCGGCACGTAGTAGCATTTTGCTTGAGATCCAAGACCAtatactcttcttttcttttctcctcccAAAGCTTCGTAATATGCTTTACACTGATCAATATCATATTGACTCTATGTTTGTTATTGtaatattttctgatatttttccAGTAGAAAGAGTTAATAATTAGTGAAATTGAAACATTAAAAAATATTGAATATTcaatttacaaaatgaaaaaagatatgaaagtaaagtcaataaaattatttaaaaagttgACTTACATGTACGATTCAAGATTTCTCACCAACAAAAGATTTTCATCATTACCATGTGTATGGATGGGCAAATGTATCTTACTTGGCGTTGGATCTCGACCCTTTTTAACAGCTTATACAAAATATATTCAATTTAAAAAATTGGCAAAAAGACGtttgtataaaaatgagattgaaAAATAACATAGAGAAAAGGAAGCAACTTGGGTAGAAAAATGTGGATAAAAGTCGGAAAGCTTCTATAACTTTTTGAATAGGCTAGTGGAAAATTCCAACTTCATTTGTCTACTTGTTTATCTGAATATAACATTGCCTCTCCCTATAAATGTTCCAGGAACCAAAACGAGTTTTATCTTTATATCTAAACAGGAAGCAACTAGGCTTCCAACCTCCAGTGACACACATCATTTCCATTTAAAAAGAAAACAAGTACAAATGGAACATATTCTAGAGGATAATTTAAACTTTTGAAGCATCTCCAAGTATAAACTTCAAGTTAAGAATATGAATGCAGTAGATGTTGTGACATTATTCACTGTCCAGCACCTAAATTTTGAGACTTTTTCCTACTTTCACAAAAACAATCGCATAAAGAGTTAATGCATTTTTGTCTCAATACAGAAGAAAAGGTTGAAAACTGATACAACCTCACACCATATGCGTTGCCAACCTTATCATACTCAATATATGTGGGAATAAGCCACTTCTTCAATCAAGCCTTGAAGGGTTTCCGCATTGTTAGCCCATTAAGATGTGCAAATAACAATAACATATATCAAAAATAACAGTACAAGCATGGACTAACCAAGTGGGAGAAATAGTAAGAAGTGTCCGCGATCCACAGATACTGCACTACCTCGGTCTCTCCCTCGATGTATATCtacaaaatatatgaaaataaagaaggataCGATACAATGCATATCTAACTGTATTATTCATCTAAACTTTATTAGCAAACAGCACATTATACCACCTATACTCACTCTTATACCACTTATTAGCAAACTGTGTACTCACTCTTATATAGCTTATACCACTTATTAGCAAACAACAACTTACTTTATTAGCAAACAACAGCTTTCTTATTCCTGttttcttaattgttttctttttgaaagacTAATTTCAATCATGTTAGAAAGAAGGGAAGCTAGCTTATACCACTTATGGTAAGCTTAAATGAACATCCAAATGCAATAAGAAGGCTTGGATTGTTTAAATTGAGACTTACAAAGATGCTTACCTGAATCCTTGCCATAAATGGTGGAAACCAAATATGGTCTCAAGTAGCTTATTCAATCACATCAGACATGAACATCACTATAACCAAGACCACAAAACATTATAAGCTAACATATAAGACATGATTTGTTGATAGAATCAGAAACTGCAGGAAGAGAATGGATAAAGTGCAAGCGGACGACATAACACAACACTTACAGATGGAACTCTTTCAACTGTCTGCTGAAAGAGATGCACATAAACTATGTATGATAGACATTGATACACTGGTTGTCGTAACTTGTCAAGTTACCGCAATAATTGTTGGACAAAGCATTTGACAGTATTTGTTGTAATTTAAAACCAGAACATGAAACAATCTgaataagagaaaagagaaataaactGTAAGGAACACGCCTTTCTTCAGGAAACAATCAGTTGTGAAATAAATTAGCAAGTCAGATTATATTAGTAAATTCCAATCTATAGAAATCAAGAAATAAATTAGCAAAGAATAATATCAATGTCTGAGAACAACAATTATGCATTTCCTATGGAATTTTGTCAACTGGAGACTTTCCAACTACGGATGATAAACCACAAACACATACATGATACAAGTTAACAGTGACTTAACAAGTATTAAATATATAGTCATACTAAAGAGTATTTACCAGGAGATAGAACAACTTGTACAAGATTGTATTAACCAATAGTGCTTATAACAACCTGGTTATAGCTTGCTGATTCTTGTTGTCTCACCAAACATTGACATATATAAAGTACTTAAAATTTCATAACTATTTCAAAATGGGAGAAGTATCACAGGATTCCCCTATCAAAACCTTTATGTCATATCAAAGATTGTTAGACATAATGCAGTTTGAGATTATAAGGAGAAAACTTCTACAAAATAAAGATGATTATTCATCCCTAACTTTCAGCTACAAGGATTTCACTTCCGGTTATTCAATCTTAATATGACGATACAACAAGGCATTAAAAACTTCTACATCATTTTACTCTGTTAGAATAATTGTATTAAACATAAAGGAATGCACATGACAATCAGAATTGCAGTTTCACAACTAACTTCGGAAACACAACGTAAGTTATAAAAGTATACCACTTAGATTACTACAAACGTGACATTCGACTTAATTCTCTGTAGATTATATTACAATATAGACACACTTTATTATAGAATATTGTGTAATTTTCTGTCATAGCTAAAGTAACAGAATGAGGGAGTAGAACAATATTGTGCACTTTTCTACACTATTATACACTCATATTAGGAATAACAAAAAATACAATgtccaaaaaaatgaggaacaaacGCGAACATTGTTTTTGGAGAAACATTTGAGATGAAAATGTTTTATCAGAGACATTTCATTGTTCATGAACGTATATAGGAGGAAAAATATTGAATAGATCTGTATCAAAATAAAAAGTTTTTTGTATATATCCATACAATGTCAATCACATTGCTTAATATCCAACATATTGCATCTTTTCTTTACCTGAATAACATTAACAGGggattaagaaagaaaaaaggaatacACTTTGATTATAAGTCATACCAAGAAATGAGGAAAGGCTCATTCAAGTAGTTGTAGACACTGATAATCAAATTGTCATTTGTAACACAGTCAATctgtgtaacgatccggccggtcgttgtTATAATCCCGTTTTCCCTATTCCTACTTTTTTTTgggttattcagctatattatgttatatcggattagttggttcgagtccggaaggaactcggagtgaaatgagacacttagtctcataattaaaaatttgagttagaaaagtggaccggatatggacctatgtgtaaacgacctcggatttgaattttgataattccaatatctccgtatggtgattttgggcttaggaacatgtccgaaatattatttggaggtccgtagaggaattaggcttgaaatgccgaaagtttaatttttgagaagtttgaccgggggttgactttttgatatcggggtcagaatccgattctgaaaattgaaatacctctgttatgtcatttaggacttgtgtgcaaaatttgaggtcaatcgaacgtgatttgataggttccggagttgtttgtagaaattggaaatttcaaagttcattaggcttgaattggggtgtaattcatggttttagcgttgtttgaggtgatttgaggattcgactaagttcgtatgatattttaggacttgttggtatatttggttgaggtcttgagggcctcggatgagtttcggatggttaacagatcaaaaaattgaactagaacagctgctgcaatttccttctgttgaaAAATTTTTCTGTCAGAATCGAGCCCAGGAATCGAGCCTAAaaatcgagggccacgatcgaagcccagatcgagcccagggtcgagggccacgatcgaagccatgatcgagcccagagtcgagggccacgatcgaagccatgatcgagcccagggtcgagggtcacggtcgaaggccgagtcgaagacatgatcgaaggcctaggatcgagaaccatgatcgaaggcctaggatcgagaaccaggatcgaaggcctaggatcgagaaccatgatcgaggaccaggatcgaggacctcgatcaaaagcagaaccgaggttgtctgggcagaattataaaaacagagacttcgtcccatttgccatattttttgacaaattagagcttgaggagaggcgatttttgatatattttcaaggaaaacttgagttaagtcccttgtgatcatttctactccataatattgaattatcatcgaataatccgactagattacatgattttgaggtgtaaatcggagattggaacttagaaatttagaaataagatttgtagatttgagggtcgagttgaggtcggattttggtaaaattggtatgggtagactcgtgattgaatgggatttcgaattttgtaaattttgtcgggttccgagacgtgggccccagaggcgatttttgagccaatttcgggttttggtctaattttgaagcttttcttgtggaattcattctattatcgtatattgatggtattatactgattgtgaatagatttggagcatttggaggcagagtccagaggcaagagcattgcggggtagagatttgaccggtttgaggtaagtaacgattgtaaatctagtcctgagggtatgaaaccccggatttcgtatcattctattattttgaagtgacgcacatgctaggtgacggacgtatgggcgtgcactgttggggatttgtaacttggtctgtcccgtagcaactgtaaagttgcatactttgtttaaaccatttgatacttatatgttttagaaagaatttctgtaaattgggctgaatgccatgtttaggccttggccaatgctgtttggacccttaggggctgtttcttatcatcctctcactgttttcgattgaaaatctatactgagtcatgtttatatttgtttaccgcataactcagttttatgattCTATTtcgatgcatataaatattttgggccgaatgccctattttactgaaatgtcgagggcctgatttgtgaggacgAGTGTgcatcggggctgcccgcctgcagcatactttattattatcgcatgtgagttgtccgtacagattatagtgcttgggctgaaggagcccctctggagtctgtacacacccccagtgagcgcaggtacctactgagtgcgagtgccgagtgctgagtgactgggaggcaagagtgattgtgaggtatgcccgagtggcaagagtgattgtgaggtatgcccgagtagcacgagtgactgtgaggtttgcctgaggggctgtatatgagtgatgttttgcccgaggggctatttatgatttcatcatttttgctcacctttgcattgagcctttgtttgaaaaactattggaaaaatatctttaaatgatttttactggatcCGGGTTTAAACTAGTTAATTTGATTCAaatcttgattttttatttttaaaaagcatgtggtattttactgagatatcctgatatgaacgttatatgctttattgctcgtcactactgctcagtctttatttattgttgttacttactgaattggtgtactcacgttactccctgcaccttgtgtgcagattcaggtgtagctggacacggtagcggttattgagtgttctggttgcagattttcttggagataacaaggtagctgtttggcgatcgcagcccctgctcttctccctcctatcttcctctagttgtatttaactatttttccgggttgagttagccttgatattgttagacagattgtagtatatgctcatgactagtgataccccgatgtcgggcttttcttttctgcacttctatttttctttgatttaaactcTTTAATGAAGGTGTATgctaaataaccttgaaattatctttaaaataaaaatatcgttttcttttggaaatgagtcggcttgcctagttccacgataggcgccatcacaacaggggttagttttgggtcgtgacagattggtatcagagcctaggttacataggtctcacgagtcatgagcgggtttagtagagtcttg contains:
- the LOC107821275 gene encoding uncharacterized protein LOC107821275 isoform X2, with protein sequence MAPIVELDIHRGRDRGSAVSVDRGHFLLFLPLAVKKGRDPTPSKIHLPIHTHGNDENLLLVRNLESYIKYYNNKHRVNMILISVKHITKLWEEKRKEEYMVLDLKQNATTCRIFVTLLDLMQYPQQYL
- the LOC107821275 gene encoding uncharacterized protein LOC107821275 isoform X3, with product MARIQIYIEGETEVVQYLWIADTSYYFSHLGRDPTPSKIHLPIHTHGNDENLLLVRNLESYIKYYNNKHRVNMILISVKHITKLWEEKRKEEYMVLDLKQNATTCRIFVTLLDLMQYPQQYL
- the LOC107821275 gene encoding uncharacterized protein LOC107821275 isoform X1, producing MFAAPQDSHTKALIFTIFALCLHHYSYLCSDIHRGRDRGSAVSVDRGHFLLFLPLAVKKGRDPTPSKIHLPIHTHGNDENLLLVRNLESYIKYYNNKHRVNMILISVKHITKLWEEKRKEEYMVLDLKQNATTCRIFVTLLDLMQYPQQYL